CTGCGACACCTCGTCGTGGGCCTCGCGCGCGCTGACGATCTCGGCCCCCGAGGCATCCATGCGATCGAAGGGGACCTCGGCGACGAACTCCTCGAGGTCGTCGGTCTCGGCCTCGAGCCGCGCCTGGTCGAACGGGGGCAGGGGCTGTTTCTTGGGGACGGGCATCCGGCACCTCCTCGCTTCTGGGGCCTCGCTCGGATGAGGAGGATAGCGCGTCGCATGGGGCGTGACAACCCGCGGTTAAAAGCGCACCTCGTAGAGGTGGACGCGGCACGTCACCCCGTTGATTTCGAGGCTCTTGCGCGCGCCGGTGTCTTGCAGGCCGCAGGCCTCCCAGAAGGCGAACGCCCCGGAGTTGCCCGCCACGACGCCCAGCACGACGCGCTCGAAGGGGCCCGTGGCCACCCATTCGAGCCACTGGAAGAAGGCCGCCTTCCCGATGCCTTGCCCGTGCAGGTCGCCCCGGACGAGGAGCAGGCCCAGGTAGGCGGTCACGGCGTCGGGATGGCCGAGCAGGAAGTCCAGGTGCCCGACGAGCTCGCCTTCGCGGTAGAGGCCCCAGACGTGGTGCGAGTCCCCGACCCCCGGCGCGTCCTTGAGGGCCTTCTCGGCCTCGTCGTCAGCAAGCCCCCCGAAGAGGCCGAAGTACCCGGGCACGCTCGCGTAGACGGCCTGCAGGGCGCTCGCATCCCACGGCTTGAGCTCCTTGAACTCCAGGTTGCAGGCCATGGGCTCAGGACACCGCACCGGCGCGGCGCGAGGCGAGGCGATCGCGCAGGGCCTCGAGGGTCAGGCAGTTGAGCACCTGGCCCGGCTGGACGCCGCCCTTGCGGGCGATGCCCACCCCGATGCGGGTGTCCTTCAAGCCGTCGACGGAGTGGGCGTCCGGGTTGATGGCGATGGTGACGCCGAGCGAGAGGGCGCGCCGCAGGTGCCGCCAGTCGATGTCGAGGCGGTGGGGGTTGGCGTTGAGCTCGATGACCACCCCGTGCGCGGCGGCCGCCCTGAAGACCTGCTCGAGGTCGAGGGCGTAGGGCTCTCGCCCGAGGAGCAGGCGGCCTGTCATGTGGCCCAGCATGGTGACGTGGGGGTTCGAGAGGGCCTTGACCAGCCGCGCGGTCATGGCGGCCTCGTCGAGGCCGAAGCGGGAGTGGACGCTCGCGATGACGAAGTCGAAGCTCGAAAGCGTCTCGTCGTCGTAGTCGATGGTGCCGTCGGCGAGGATGTCGGCCTCGATCCCCTTGAGCAGGGTGATGCCCGAGAGCTGGTCGTTGAGGCGATCGATCTCGGCGTGCTGCTCGCGGATGCGATCGCGCGACAGGCCCTGGGCGTAGACCGCGGCCTGCGAGTGATCGGAGATTCCGACGTAGCGGTAGCCGAGGGCCTGGGCCGCCTTGGCCATGGCCTCGATGCTCGCGCCACCGTCCGAGTAGGTGGTGTGGACGTGGAAGACCCCCTGAAGGTCCGAGAGCTCCACCAGCTCGGGCAGCGGGCCCGCCTCGGCCAGGGCGATCTCGTCCTGGCCCTCGCGCAGCTCGGGCGGCACGTAGGCCAGATCCAGCTTGGCGAAGATCTCGGCCTCGTCGTGGCAGGGGATCAGCGCTTCTTCGCGCCACAGCCCGTACTCGTTGAGCTTGAGGCCGCGCTGCTGCGCGCGCTGGCGCAAGAGGGTGTTGTGCTCCTTGCTGCCGGTGAAGTGGTGGAGGGTAAAGGGATACTGGGCGTCGCTCACGACCCGCAGGTCCACCGAGAGGCCGTTGTCGAGGCGCACCGCGCTCTTGGTCGTGCCGTGCCCGATGACCTCGGCGACGCCCGGCATGGCGACGAAGGCGGCCATGACGGCCTCGGGCTCGTCGCTCGACGCCACCAGGTCCACGTCCTTGACCGTCTCCTTGCAGCGGCGCAGGGAGCCTGCGATCGCCGCGCGCCGGACGCTCGGGTGCTCGGCGACGGCCTCGAGCAGCCTCTCGGCCGTCTCGATGACCTCGGCGTACAGGAAGCGTCCGAGGTTCTGCTTGAAGAGGCGGATGCCCGCGAGGATCTTGTCCTGGGTCTTGGCCCCGAAGCCCGCGATCGCCACCAGCCGGTTCTCGTTGCAGGCATACTCCAGTTCGCCGACCGAGGCGACGCCCAGGCCCTCGTGGATGGCCTTGATCTTCTTGGGGCCGAGGTTGGGGATGTCGAGCATCTCGATGAGGCCCGAGGGGGTCGTGGCCACCAGCTCGGCATGGAGCGTCGAGGCGCCGGTCTTGACCAGCTCGGAGATCACCTCGGCGAGCCCCGCTCCGATCCCCTTGACGGATTTCAGCTTGCCTTCGGCGACGAGCGCCGCGAGGTCCAGCTCGGCGGTCTCGATGAGGCGGGCGCCTCCCGAGAAGGCGCGGACCTTGAAGGGGTTCTCGCCCTTCAGCTCCATGAGGGTGGCGATCGCTTCGAGGGTGCGGGCGACGGTCTTCTGGTCCATGGGCTCCATCCGCGAGACTGTAGGGGACTGCTCCTTTCAGTTTAGAGCGCGCGGGCGTGCCCCGTAAAGGAAGCGGGGGCGCCTCAGGCGCCCCCGCTTCGGGATGGGTTAGCGG
The Pantanalinema sp. DNA segment above includes these coding regions:
- a CDS encoding GNAT family N-acetyltransferase; amino-acid sequence: MACNLEFKELKPWDASALQAVYASVPGYFGLFGGLADDEAEKALKDAPGVGDSHHVWGLYREGELVGHLDFLLGHPDAVTAYLGLLLVRGDLHGQGIGKAAFFQWLEWVATGPFERVVLGVVAGNSGAFAFWEACGLQDTGARKSLEINGVTCRVHLYEVRF
- the polX gene encoding DNA polymerase/3'-5' exonuclease PolX — protein: MDQKTVARTLEAIATLMELKGENPFKVRAFSGGARLIETAELDLAALVAEGKLKSVKGIGAGLAEVISELVKTGASTLHAELVATTPSGLIEMLDIPNLGPKKIKAIHEGLGVASVGELEYACNENRLVAIAGFGAKTQDKILAGIRLFKQNLGRFLYAEVIETAERLLEAVAEHPSVRRAAIAGSLRRCKETVKDVDLVASSDEPEAVMAAFVAMPGVAEVIGHGTTKSAVRLDNGLSVDLRVVSDAQYPFTLHHFTGSKEHNTLLRQRAQQRGLKLNEYGLWREEALIPCHDEAEIFAKLDLAYVPPELREGQDEIALAEAGPLPELVELSDLQGVFHVHTTYSDGGASIEAMAKAAQALGYRYVGISDHSQAAVYAQGLSRDRIREQHAEIDRLNDQLSGITLLKGIEADILADGTIDYDDETLSSFDFVIASVHSRFGLDEAAMTARLVKALSNPHVTMLGHMTGRLLLGREPYALDLEQVFRAAAAHGVVIELNANPHRLDIDWRHLRRALSLGVTIAINPDAHSVDGLKDTRIGVGIARKGGVQPGQVLNCLTLEALRDRLASRRAGAVS